The genomic interval GACTGCTCTTTCCACAGCAGATAAAACTCCAGAGTAGTGAATACAGGACAATAGTGGAAAATCTGCAATTGATTAACGAAATTGGGTTAGAAGTAGATGATTTTGGTCATGGAACTATATTAGTGCGGGGCCTGCCAGAATTCTTGAAAGATGCTGATTTGAATGCATTGATGAGTGATATAGCTGTATCTTTGAGATCAGGTTTTAGAGTGTGGAGTTTGGAATCTCCTGAAGGGTTAGAACCTGTGGATTCAATAAAGAAGATGCTTGCCCAAAAAATAGCATGCCATAAATCCATAAGGGGAAAAGAGGTGCCTGACAACATGAAGATTTCACAACTACTGAAAGACCTCGATGAAACAGAAAATCCACACACTTGTCCACACGGCAGACCAACTAAGATTTTTATATCAATAGATGAATTGAGAAAGATGTTTAAGAAGTAAGTCTCTCAATATCAGCACCTATTTGTCTGAGTTTTTCATCCATCCTTTCGTATCCTCTGTCAAGGTGATAGATCCTGTGGATTATTGTTTCTCCTTTGGCACATAAGGCAGCTACAACAAGTGATGCCGATGCCCTGAGGTCAGTAGCCATTACTGGTGCACCTTTGAGCCTCTCAACACCTTTTACTGTGGCTGTTCCACCCTCTATGTTTATGTCAGCACCCATTCTTTTTAATTCTGCTACATGCATAAATCTATTCTCAAACACAGTTTCCTTGATTATACTTGTCCCTTTTGCTACTGTCATCATTGCCATAAACTGTGCTTGCATATCTGTTGGGAATCCGGGGTAAGGTATTGTCTTTGCATCTCTTGCAATTAGTTTTTCAGGACCTATTACCCTGAGTCCTTTTTTTGTTTCTTTGAATACAACGCCTGCATCTTTTAATTTCATTATTACTGCATCGAGATGTTCAGGGATGCAGTTTTTAAGCACTAAATCTCCACCTGTGATGCCCGCTACAGCCATAAAAGTGCCGCTCTCTATCCTGTCAGGTATTATGCTGTAGTTTGCTATAGGTTTTAGTTCATCCACACCTTCTATCTCTATGACACTGCTGCCAGCACCATTAATCCTTGCACCCATTTTTATGAGACAGTTGGCGAGGTCAACTACTTCTGGCTCTCGTGCAGCATTTTCTAATATAGTCGTGCCTTTTGCTAACACAGCAGCCATCATAAGATTTTCTGTGCCTGTCACAGTGATAGTATCAAAATAGATTGAAGCCCCTTTTAATCTCGTTGCCTTTGCAATTACATATCCTGATTCGAGCTGTATTTTAGCACCCATTTTTTCTAAACCCATGAGATGCAGATTTATTGGTCTGGCACCAATAGCGCATCCTCCTGGCAGAGAGACCTTTGCCCTGCCAAACCTTGCCACAAGCGGGCATAATACAAGGACAGATGCCCTCATTGTTTTTACAAGGTCATATGGTGCTTCAAAATTTTTAATCCTATCGCAATCTATAATGGTCTCATTATTGTGGATATGAAAACCTGCGCCAAGATTGGCAAGCAGTTTTCCCATAGTCATCACATCTCGCAAGTGCGGAACATCTTTAATATTGTGCTTACCTTGTGAAAGAATGGTTGATGCCATAATGGGCAATGCAGCATTTTTTGCACCGCTTATCTGAACCTCTCCTTTTAGACGCCTTCCTCCCCTTATAACCAACCTATCCATAGGGAATATCTTACAGACGTCACCTCTTTAGCGTCAAGCCTGACGCAATTTCTAAATTTGGGTTATAATGAAACATGAAGACAATCAATGCACTTATAGAAAAAATCCTCTCTTATAATCCAAAGGCTGATGTTGAGATTATAAAAAAGGCTTATGTTTTCTCAAGAGATGCTCATTGCAGCCAGAAGAGAATAGAAGGTTCTCCTTATATACACCATCCCCTTGCTGTAGCAGAAATACTTGCAGACATGAAACTCGATACAGCCACAATAGCTGCTGGGCTTTTGCATGATACAGTCGAAGACACAGGCACATCAACTGAGGATATAAAAGAGATGTTTGGGCAAGAGATAGCCTTTCTTGTAGATGCATTAACAAAACTGAGCAAGGTTGAGTTCAAGACAAAAGAAGAAGCGCAAGCAGAGAACTTCAGGAAGATGTTGCTTGCAATGTCAAAAGATGTAAGGGTTATCCTCATAAAGTTTGCTGATAGGCTTCATAACATGAGGACTATTAAGCACCTCCCAGATGAAAAACAGAGGAGGATTGCTTCAGAGACACTTGATATTTATGCCCCTCTTGCAAATAGGCTTGGAATAGGATGGCTGAGAACAGAATTTGAAGATTTAAGCTTCAAGACCCTCATGCCAGACCTTTTTGATGACCTTCAGAAAAAGGTTGCTAAACGCAAGGAAGACCAGATGAAGTATATAGATGAAGTCAGAGACATAATCTCTGAAAAACTTACTGCTCAGGGGATACCCGCGAAGGTCAAGGGAAGGGTCAAGCATTATTATGGCATCTATCAAAAAATGGTGGCACAGAAGATACCATTTGAACAAGTGCATGATGTTATAGGACTCAGGATAATAACAGATACAGTGAGCCATTGTTACGATATACTTGGCATCATACACTCATTATGGCCACTTGTTCCCGGTAGGTTTAAGGATTTTATAAGCCTTCCAAAGTCCAACATGTACCAGTCTCTTCATACCACTGTAATCGGACCCGGTGGAGATAGAGTAGAATTTCAGATAAGGACAGATGACATGAATGAGATTGCAGAAGAAGGAATTGCTGCACACTGGAGGTACAAAGAAAGAGACAGCATAGATAAAAAAAATACAAAGTTTATTGCATGGCTTAGAGAATTAGTCAAAGAAATATCTGATGCAAAGGAATTCCTCGAGGCTGTAAAGGGTGAAGTCATCCCTGAGACCGTATATGTCTTTACCCCTAATGGCGATATAAAAGAACTTCCCATAGGCTCTACCCCTATTGACTTTGCCTATAGCATTCACACACAGGTTGGACACAAGTGTATAGGGGCAAAGGCTAATGGCAGAATAGTCCCGCTGAGATATAAGCTGAATAGCGGAGATGTTGTTGAGATTATAACCTCTCCATCTCATGGACCAAGCAAAGACTGGCTTAAGTTTGTAGTCACACAGAGGGCAAAGAGCAGAATAAAGCAATGGATAAAGACAGAAGAAAGAAAGCAGAGCATAGAACTCGGAACAAAATTAGTGGAGGATGAAATCAGGAGGCATGGGCTTTCTCTTTCAATACTAAAGTCAGAAAAGGTAAATGAAGTCTTGAAATACTTCAGCCATCAGACACTCGAAGACCTCTATGTCTCCATAGGATATGGAAAGATATCAGCCCATCAGGTAATCAACAGACTTGTTCCTGAAAAGATAGAAAAGACAGAAGATGTCGAAGTGCCAAAACTGACAAGACCCCAGAGAGACAAAGGCAGTGTTATTACTATTAAGGGGATAGATAATGTCTTATATCATATAGCAAAATGTTGTTTCCCTGTGCCTGGAGACAATATAGTCGGCTTTATTACAAAGGGCAAGGGTGTCACCATTCACAGAAAAGAGTGTAATAACCTCGAAAGGCTTGCTGTTGATAGTGAGCGACTCATAGATGTGCAATGGAGTCGTGACAGTGATGTTACATCACAAACCCGACTGTATATCGAAAGCATTGATAAACCGGGAATGCTGGCAAGCTTAAGTGCCCTTATATCATCTGCTGATGTTAATATTAGTTCTTTAAAGGCAAACTCCACACATGATAAAAGGGCACTTTTTGAACTCACCCTTGAAATCAAAAACAGAAATCAGCTTATCAATCTTGTAAGCAAGATTACACAGATGGACGGCGTGTTGAATGTGAGGCGATAAGCTATGATGCTGTTTTTTTTCCAAACCACCATATAGAAAAGCTGAAGAGTAAAATGCCCATAATTATTATCCCAGCTACATCCTTCCATACATAAGCGATTCCATTGCCCTTAAATAATACACTGTAGCCAAAATCAATGAAATACCTCATCGGTGATATGTGGCTTGCCCATTGCATCCATGGAGCCATTGCCTCAGGCGGCGTCCATGCACCTGATAGGAATAGCATGGGCGCAAGGATGAGCAGCATTATCATCATTGCCTGAGACAGATTTCGAGCTACTGTTGCAATCGCAATTCCGAGACTGGACATGGTAAAGACATAGATGGCTGCAATGCTGTAAAAAAGCAATAAACTGCCCCTTATCGGGACATTAAAGATTGGCTTCAGGACAAGGAATATGCTTAAGATCGAAAGGCATAGGACTATAACAATCGTCGGGATTATCTTTGAAATAAAGATCTCTCCTAATCTCGCAGGGCTTACCAGTAATTGCTCAAGTGTGCCGTATTCCTTTTCTCTCACCAAGGCTGCTGCAGTTAAAAGGAGCGATACCATAGTGAACATATTGAGTAGTTCAAGGAGGCTCGTAAACCATGAACTCAGATTATTTGGGTTGAATTCAACCCGCAGTCTCTCATCTATAATTGGCAGATTCTCAAAGGCAGCCCTTGTAAACCTTCCCTGTTTTTCCATTATCTCCATGGAATAACTGCTTGCTATCTGGGCTAAATAAGCAGTAGCAATAGTTGCAGACATGGATATTGTTCCATCTGTTATTACCTGTATCTTTGCATCTTCTCTGCCATTTATCCTGCGCTGGAAATCAGGCGGGATAACTATCGCCATGGATGCCCTGCCGCTGTCAAGCCACTCTGTAATCTCTTCTTCTCTCTGTATATAAGATAACACCTTGAAATAAGGCATCTGCACTCTGCTTATTAGCTCTCGACTGGCTGTCCCCTTGCTCATATCAAAGATAATTGTAGGAAACCTCTTTACCTCCATGGACATACCGTGTCCTGCTGTATATATTGCTCCTGTGAATGCCCATGCAAGGATGAAGAGGAGCGCCTTATCCCTCAATATCTGTGCAAATTCCTTTTGTACCAAAGAAAGCAGCCTTCTCATCATATCAGCCTATCCTCTTTCTGAAAGAGAGTATTGCGATGCTGTATATTATGCTGGCATAAAGGCCGAGTGTAGCGAGATCCCATAGATAATAGTTAAATCCGAGACCTTTCAGATATATCCCTCTCACCATTCCCATAAAATATGTGGCCGGGATGAACCTGCTTATAATCTGGCCTGTAATCTCCTGACTCGTTATTGATGCCATGAAACCAGAAAAGAGAAAAGACGGGATCATTGTGCCCAGAAAGGTGATGAGCATAGCAGCTATCTGTGTTCGGGATATGACGGATATCAGGATTCCCAGACCGATTGTGCAGGCTATATATAGCAGGGCCCCTGCACTGAGAAGCAAGAAACTCCCTGTAAACCTGACATGAAAGAGGAACACACTCATAAAAAAGATAACAAGATAGTCAATAAAGGCAAGGCATATGTAAGGGACTGCCTTGCCAAATACGATTGCTGGGGTGCTTACAGGCGAGCAGTAAAGGTTGAAGATTGTCCCTGATTCCTTTTCCCTCACAACAACAAGTGCAGCAAGCAGAGCGGGATAAAACATCAGTGTTATCACAAGAAGACCTGGTATGATGAAGTTTTTGCTTTCAAGGGAAGGATTATACCATGTCCTTCCTTCTACAGAGACTGGGAAGACAACATTACCTGACTGCCCTTTCAATGAAAGATACTGTGAGACCATTCTCATATTAAACTGGGTGTTTATCGCAGACACATATCCTTTGACAATCTCTGCCCTCATCGGAAATGAGCCGTCTAATAAGAATTGTACCTGTGCGGGTCTTCCTTTATTCAGCCTCCTTGAGAAATCAGGCGGGATAACAATAACAACACGGATATTGCCTGAGCGGATTGCATGCTCTACCTCTTTATAATCCCCTGCCAGACCTGCAAACCGAAAATACTCAGAGTTTGTGAAAGAATGCATATATTCCCGACTACCTGCAGAGCAGTCAAGGTCGTAAAAGAGCACAGGTATATTCTTGACATCCATTGAAAGCCCATATCCTAACAAAAGCATAAGAAGAACAGGGACTGCAAAGGCTAATCCAAGATAAACCGGGTCCCTTATTATCTCCCTTGTCTCCTTTCTGATTATTGCATATATACGGCTATGCATGGACTTCCTCCGCAGCCATTATGTGATCAACAAATGTCTCCTGCATGGAAAGGGGCTGGATACCTGTTTTGACATCTGTTATCCCTGCATCTGTTAAATATTTGATGACCCTTTCCTTGTCTGATTCAGGATTAAATGTTCTGAGGTGAATGCGGCTTCCATAAAGTGTGGCATTCGGGAAGATGCTGATTATCAAATCAAAGGCATTGCGGAAATCAGATGTCTTTATAGATAAAAGTCTTCCTGACCTTTTTTCTGATGCCTCTTTTAATTCAGAAGGGGTTCCGATAGCAATGAGTCTTCCCTGATGCATTAGACCGAGACGGTCACAATGCTCTGCTTCATCCATATAATGGGTTGACACTATTACCGTAACCCCTGACTCCCTCGAAAGACTGTAAATTATCTCCCAGAATGAGCGTCTTGCCAGAGGGTCAACACCTGATGTAGGTTCATCTAAGAACAAGACAGGTGGTTCATGCAACAATGCACAGGCAAGGGCCAACCTCTGCTTCATCCCAAGGGGGAGGTTGCGGGTAAGTCTAT from Dissulfurispira thermophila carries:
- the murA gene encoding UDP-N-acetylglucosamine 1-carboxyvinyltransferase, which encodes MDRLVIRGGRRLKGEVQISGAKNAALPIMASTILSQGKHNIKDVPHLRDVMTMGKLLANLGAGFHIHNNETIIDCDRIKNFEAPYDLVKTMRASVLVLCPLVARFGRAKVSLPGGCAIGARPINLHLMGLEKMGAKIQLESGYVIAKATRLKGASIYFDTITVTGTENLMMAAVLAKGTTILENAAREPEVVDLANCLIKMGARINGAGSSVIEIEGVDELKPIANYSIIPDRIESGTFMAVAGITGGDLVLKNCIPEHLDAVIMKLKDAGVVFKETKKGLRVIGPEKLIARDAKTIPYPGFPTDMQAQFMAMMTVAKGTSIIKETVFENRFMHVAELKRMGADINIEGGTATVKGVERLKGAPVMATDLRASASLVVAALCAKGETIIHRIYHLDRGYERMDEKLRQIGADIERLTS
- a CDS encoding RelA/SpoT family protein encodes the protein MKTINALIEKILSYNPKADVEIIKKAYVFSRDAHCSQKRIEGSPYIHHPLAVAEILADMKLDTATIAAGLLHDTVEDTGTSTEDIKEMFGQEIAFLVDALTKLSKVEFKTKEEAQAENFRKMLLAMSKDVRVILIKFADRLHNMRTIKHLPDEKQRRIASETLDIYAPLANRLGIGWLRTEFEDLSFKTLMPDLFDDLQKKVAKRKEDQMKYIDEVRDIISEKLTAQGIPAKVKGRVKHYYGIYQKMVAQKIPFEQVHDVIGLRIITDTVSHCYDILGIIHSLWPLVPGRFKDFISLPKSNMYQSLHTTVIGPGGDRVEFQIRTDDMNEIAEEGIAAHWRYKERDSIDKKNTKFIAWLRELVKEISDAKEFLEAVKGEVIPETVYVFTPNGDIKELPIGSTPIDFAYSIHTQVGHKCIGAKANGRIVPLRYKLNSGDVVEIITSPSHGPSKDWLKFVVTQRAKSRIKQWIKTEERKQSIELGTKLVEDEIRRHGLSLSILKSEKVNEVLKYFSHQTLEDLYVSIGYGKISAHQVINRLVPEKIEKTEDVEVPKLTRPQRDKGSVITIKGIDNVLYHIAKCCFPVPGDNIVGFITKGKGVTIHRKECNNLERLAVDSERLIDVQWSRDSDVTSQTRLYIESIDKPGMLASLSALISSADVNISSLKANSTHDKRALFELTLEIKNRNQLINLVSKITQMDGVLNVRR
- a CDS encoding ABC transporter permease, coding for MMRRLLSLVQKEFAQILRDKALLFILAWAFTGAIYTAGHGMSMEVKRFPTIIFDMSKGTASRELISRVQMPYFKVLSYIQREEEITEWLDSGRASMAIVIPPDFQRRINGREDAKIQVITDGTISMSATIATAYLAQIASSYSMEIMEKQGRFTRAAFENLPIIDERLRVEFNPNNLSSWFTSLLELLNMFTMVSLLLTAAALVREKEYGTLEQLLVSPARLGEIFISKIIPTIVIVLCLSILSIFLVLKPIFNVPIRGSLLLFYSIAAIYVFTMSSLGIAIATVARNLSQAMMIMLLILAPMLFLSGAWTPPEAMAPWMQWASHISPMRYFIDFGYSVLFKGNGIAYVWKDVAGIIIMGILLFSFSIWWFGKKTAS
- a CDS encoding ABC transporter permease, whose amino-acid sequence is MHSRIYAIIRKETREIIRDPVYLGLAFAVPVLLMLLLGYGLSMDVKNIPVLFYDLDCSAGSREYMHSFTNSEYFRFAGLAGDYKEVEHAIRSGNIRVVIVIPPDFSRRLNKGRPAQVQFLLDGSFPMRAEIVKGYVSAINTQFNMRMVSQYLSLKGQSGNVVFPVSVEGRTWYNPSLESKNFIIPGLLVITLMFYPALLAALVVVREKESGTIFNLYCSPVSTPAIVFGKAVPYICLAFIDYLVIFFMSVFLFHVRFTGSFLLLSAGALLYIACTIGLGILISVISRTQIAAMLITFLGTMIPSFLFSGFMASITSQEITGQIISRFIPATYFMGMVRGIYLKGLGFNYYLWDLATLGLYASIIYSIAILSFRKRIG